From uncultured Roseateles sp., the proteins below share one genomic window:
- a CDS encoding phospholipase C, phosphocholine-specific, which yields MSQQDRRSFLRTMASAAGASAALATFPPAIQRALAISANNRTGTIQDIEHIVVLTQENRSFDHYFGTLNGVRGFADPFPVPVVNKTGIAGRTVWVQPNAVTAVPGRPSPGPAAIAPFHLNTVQNFAYMRVSGTPHSWSDAQAAWDLGRMNAWPKAKNNHSLGYFTEADLPFQFAMANAFTLCDHYHCASQTGTNTNRLFLWTGSNDPLRLGNGPSTDNSHDWFNENPLDDYTWTTYPERLQSAGITWQVYQNMADNFTDNSLAGFRAFRDGWYKRPGYSAQLLARGISTRDLDKLKEDVLANKLPQVSWIVATAEGSEHPGPSSPAQGADYTAKVLDALTSNPEVWSKTALFINFDENDGFFDHMPPPAAPSYQVWDADPGKAQLAGASTVDTTGEYHHILNGTAATHQHKPYGLGPRVPMYVISPWSKGGWVNSQVTDHTSVIRFIEKRFGVMEPNISAWRRAVCGDLSSAFNFADPQDSAFFDQLPQTLALATKARALPGTTTPPVPGSLAAPEQNAGVRPARALPYELHTTARIVPNPGRVGSTRVELQFANTGEAAAVFHVYDRLNLAALPRRFTVEPDKQLVDSWQPTTAGGYDLWVLGPNGFHRHFTGNARRVAAAAQPNPEVRVTPDAVNGELVVELSNPGSLACTVSLVANKYYDLGPKVQLLAPQATATIRLPLKDSAHWYDFSVRVAGQPDYSRRFAGHLETGQPSISDPAMEGQALLNQYQV from the coding sequence ATGAGCCAACAAGACCGCCGCAGTTTCCTGCGCACCATGGCCTCGGCCGCCGGTGCTTCCGCCGCCCTGGCGACTTTTCCTCCCGCCATCCAGCGCGCGCTGGCCATCTCGGCCAACAACCGCACCGGCACCATCCAGGACATCGAGCACATCGTCGTGCTGACCCAGGAGAATCGTTCCTTCGACCACTACTTCGGCACGCTGAACGGCGTGCGCGGCTTTGCCGACCCGTTCCCGGTGCCGGTGGTCAACAAGACCGGCATCGCCGGCCGCACCGTCTGGGTGCAGCCGAACGCCGTGACGGCCGTGCCGGGTCGCCCGTCGCCCGGTCCGGCGGCAATTGCCCCGTTTCATCTGAACACGGTGCAGAACTTCGCCTACATGCGCGTCTCGGGTACGCCGCACAGCTGGTCCGATGCCCAGGCGGCCTGGGATCTCGGGCGGATGAATGCCTGGCCCAAGGCCAAGAACAACCACTCGCTGGGCTACTTCACTGAGGCCGACCTGCCGTTCCAGTTCGCGATGGCCAATGCCTTCACGCTGTGCGACCACTACCACTGCGCCTCGCAGACCGGCACCAACACCAACCGCCTGTTCCTGTGGACTGGCAGCAATGACCCGCTGCGCCTGGGCAATGGCCCGTCCACCGACAACAGCCATGACTGGTTCAACGAGAACCCGCTGGACGACTACACCTGGACGACCTACCCGGAACGCCTGCAAAGCGCCGGCATCACCTGGCAGGTCTACCAGAACATGGCCGACAACTTCACCGACAACTCGCTGGCCGGTTTCCGCGCCTTCCGCGACGGCTGGTACAAGCGGCCGGGTTATTCGGCGCAGTTGCTGGCTCGCGGCATCAGCACCCGCGACCTGGACAAGCTGAAGGAAGACGTGCTGGCCAACAAGCTGCCGCAGGTGAGCTGGATCGTGGCCACCGCCGAAGGCTCCGAGCACCCCGGCCCGTCCAGTCCCGCTCAGGGCGCTGACTACACGGCCAAGGTGCTGGATGCATTGACTTCCAACCCCGAGGTCTGGAGCAAGACGGCGCTGTTCATCAATTTCGACGAGAACGACGGCTTCTTTGACCACATGCCGCCGCCGGCCGCACCGTCCTACCAGGTCTGGGACGCCGATCCGGGCAAGGCCCAGCTGGCGGGCGCCTCGACGGTGGACACCACCGGCGAGTACCACCACATCCTCAACGGCACGGCCGCCACCCACCAGCACAAGCCCTACGGCCTGGGCCCGCGGGTGCCGATGTATGTGATCTCGCCCTGGAGCAAGGGCGGCTGGGTCAACTCCCAGGTGACCGACCACACCTCGGTGATCCGCTTCATCGAAAAGCGCTTTGGCGTGATGGAGCCCAATATCAGCGCCTGGCGCCGTGCCGTTTGCGGCGACCTGAGCTCGGCCTTCAACTTTGCCGATCCGCAGGACAGTGCCTTCTTCGACCAGCTGCCGCAGACCCTGGCCCTGGCCACCAAGGCCCGCGCCTTGCCCGGCACGACCACGCCGCCGGTGCCCGGCAGCCTGGCCGCGCCGGAGCAGAACGCCGGCGTGCGCCCGGCCCGCGCGCTGCCCTACGAGTTGCACACCACGGCGCGCATCGTGCCGAATCCGGGCCGCGTGGGCTCTACCCGTGTCGAGCTGCAGTTCGCCAATACCGGCGAGGCGGCCGCGGTGTTCCATGTCTATGACCGCCTGAACCTGGCCGCACTGCCGCGTCGCTTCACCGTCGAGCCCGACAAGCAGCTGGTGGACAGCTGGCAGCCGACCACCGCAGGCGGCTATGACCTGTGGGTGCTGGGCCCGAATGGCTTCCACCGCCACTTCACCGGCAATGCCCGCCGCGTGGCCGCTGCCGCCCAGCCCAACCCGGAAGTCCGCGTGACACCGGACGCGGTCAACGGCGAGCTGGTGGTCGAACTCAGCAATCCGGGCAGCCTGGCCTGCACCGTCAGCCTGGTGGCCAACAAGTACTACGACCTGGGCCCCAAGGTGCAACTGCTGGCCCCGCAGGCCACGGCGACGATACGCCTGCCGCTGAAAGACAGCGCCCATTGGTACGACTTCAGCGTGCGCGTGGCCGGCCAGCCCGACTACAGCCGCCGCTTTGCCGGCCACCTGGAAACCGGCCAGCCGTCGATCAGCGACCCGGCCATGGAAGGCCAGGCCTTGCTGAACCAGTACCAGGTCTGA